A window of the Ostrea edulis chromosome 1, xbOstEdul1.1, whole genome shotgun sequence genome harbors these coding sequences:
- the LOC125672586 gene encoding uncharacterized protein LOC125672586 isoform X1: MCTYKCDGMPVSWNRLVFSDESDDAARNGTNIIVRDEVKIETVIIILWVAGGVLLMTLLILLVCILRNNKKSGAQCGNGSRVLRIDPRRANSRDGRLNHGYTNYDEIWTWIPIIRGNEGECPRTSVYTTPSSNDLQPPPYNEVVGSSAIQPTATTPSPHETAINLQNQVSSFSATNQIANDVIVNRALEENAQNSCISVRNEQTISVHNSDSMTGAACSNIVESELQTRQRLQSEGNHLNNGAERRRTETGNCNSRQHLARARDLTGNDTNNIPSVPDTPDHYRDVIYHPEQGLYSFLRREGGRRAWCDIPPNLLNEDGPPPYTPAPDYPGRHHNTRRTSFRQAVSEIPPRYSRRHQGLTDERPDIPPDYTSAIEQDFPNSRAGHVERNTTAPIVRCDYDYF; this comes from the exons ATGTGTACGTATAAGTGTGACGGCATGCCGGTTTCGTGGAATAGACTTGTTTTTTCTG ACGAGTCAGATGATGCTGCGAGAAATGGAACTAACATCATTGTGCGAGACGAGGTGAAAATCGAGACCGTCATCATTATCCTGTGGGTGGCAGGTGGGGTGCTGTTAATGACTCTTCTAATTCTTTTGGTCTGCATCCTTAGGAACAACAAGAAATCCGGAGCACAATGCGGAAATGG gtCACGTGTATTGCGGATAGATCCAAGACGCGCCAATTCTCGAGATGGCCGATTGAATCATGGGTATACTAATTACGACGAGATCTGGACGTGGATACCTATCATACGCGGGAATGAGGGCGAATGTCCTCGTACCTCCGTATACACCACTCCCTCCAGCAATGATTTACAACCCCCTCCCTATAACGAGGTCGTGGGATCGTCTGCCATTCAACCAACGGCAACCACACCTAGTCCACATGAGACGGCGATAAATTTGCAAAACCAGGTTAGTTCTTTTTCTGCGACGAATCAAATAGCTAACGACGTTATAGTCAATCGGGCTCTGGAAGAGAATGCTCAGAATTCATGTATTTCTGTAAGAAATGAGCAGACGATTTCTGTGCACAATTCCGATTCCATGACTGGTGCAGCTTGTAGTAACATTGTTGAGAGTGAACTTCAGACAAGACAGAGACTACAATCTGAAGGTAATCATTTGAACAATGGCGCTGAAAGAAGACGTACTGAAACCGGAAATTGTAATTCACGGCAACATTTAGCACGTGCAAGGGATTTGACCGGAAACGACACCAACAACATCCCCTCTGTACCAGACACCCCAGATCATTACCGTGACGTAATTTACCACCCAGAGCAAGGACTGTACTCCTTTCTAAGGAGAGAAGGCGGTAGGAGAGCGTGGTGTGACATTCCTCCAAATCTTCTAAACGAGGATGGACCCCCGCCTTACACCCCGGCGCCTGACTACCCAGGCAGGCATCATAATACCCGCAGAACATCATTCCGACAGGCGGTAAGCGAAATACCTCCCAGATATTCAAGGAGACACCAAGGACTTACCGACGAGAGACCAGACATTCCCCCAGATTACACATCCGCGATAGAGCAAGATTTCCCCAACAGTCGAGCTGGACACGTAGAAAGAAATACTACCGCTCCTATCGTGAG GTGTGACTATGATTACTTCTAA
- the LOC125672586 gene encoding uncharacterized protein LOC125672586 isoform X3: MESFGHKNESDDAARNGTNIIVRDEVKIETVIIILWVAGGVLLMTLLILLVCILRNNKKSGAQCGNGSRVLRIDPRRANSRDGRLNHGYTNYDEIWTWIPIIRGNEGECPRTSVYTTPSSNDLQPPPYNEVVGSSAIQPTATTPSPHETAINLQNQVSSFSATNQIANDVIVNRALEENAQNSCISVRNEQTISVHNSDSMTGAACSNIVESELQTRQRLQSEGNHLNNGAERRRTETGNCNSRQHLARARDLTGNDTNNIPSVPDTPDHYRDVIYHPEQGLYSFLRREGGRRAWCDIPPNLLNEDGPPPYTPAPDYPGRHHNTRRTSFRQAVSEIPPRYSRRHQGLTDERPDIPPDYTSAIEQDFPNSRAGHVERNTTAPIVRCDYDYF, encoded by the exons ATGGAGAGTTTTGGTCATAAAA ACGAGTCAGATGATGCTGCGAGAAATGGAACTAACATCATTGTGCGAGACGAGGTGAAAATCGAGACCGTCATCATTATCCTGTGGGTGGCAGGTGGGGTGCTGTTAATGACTCTTCTAATTCTTTTGGTCTGCATCCTTAGGAACAACAAGAAATCCGGAGCACAATGCGGAAATGG gtCACGTGTATTGCGGATAGATCCAAGACGCGCCAATTCTCGAGATGGCCGATTGAATCATGGGTATACTAATTACGACGAGATCTGGACGTGGATACCTATCATACGCGGGAATGAGGGCGAATGTCCTCGTACCTCCGTATACACCACTCCCTCCAGCAATGATTTACAACCCCCTCCCTATAACGAGGTCGTGGGATCGTCTGCCATTCAACCAACGGCAACCACACCTAGTCCACATGAGACGGCGATAAATTTGCAAAACCAGGTTAGTTCTTTTTCTGCGACGAATCAAATAGCTAACGACGTTATAGTCAATCGGGCTCTGGAAGAGAATGCTCAGAATTCATGTATTTCTGTAAGAAATGAGCAGACGATTTCTGTGCACAATTCCGATTCCATGACTGGTGCAGCTTGTAGTAACATTGTTGAGAGTGAACTTCAGACAAGACAGAGACTACAATCTGAAGGTAATCATTTGAACAATGGCGCTGAAAGAAGACGTACTGAAACCGGAAATTGTAATTCACGGCAACATTTAGCACGTGCAAGGGATTTGACCGGAAACGACACCAACAACATCCCCTCTGTACCAGACACCCCAGATCATTACCGTGACGTAATTTACCACCCAGAGCAAGGACTGTACTCCTTTCTAAGGAGAGAAGGCGGTAGGAGAGCGTGGTGTGACATTCCTCCAAATCTTCTAAACGAGGATGGACCCCCGCCTTACACCCCGGCGCCTGACTACCCAGGCAGGCATCATAATACCCGCAGAACATCATTCCGACAGGCGGTAAGCGAAATACCTCCCAGATATTCAAGGAGACACCAAGGACTTACCGACGAGAGACCAGACATTCCCCCAGATTACACATCCGCGATAGAGCAAGATTTCCCCAACAGTCGAGCTGGACACGTAGAAAGAAATACTACCGCTCCTATCGTGAG GTGTGACTATGATTACTTCTAA
- the LOC125672586 gene encoding uncharacterized protein LOC125672586 isoform X2 yields MCRGILRQRIGPDESDDAARNGTNIIVRDEVKIETVIIILWVAGGVLLMTLLILLVCILRNNKKSGAQCGNGSRVLRIDPRRANSRDGRLNHGYTNYDEIWTWIPIIRGNEGECPRTSVYTTPSSNDLQPPPYNEVVGSSAIQPTATTPSPHETAINLQNQVSSFSATNQIANDVIVNRALEENAQNSCISVRNEQTISVHNSDSMTGAACSNIVESELQTRQRLQSEGNHLNNGAERRRTETGNCNSRQHLARARDLTGNDTNNIPSVPDTPDHYRDVIYHPEQGLYSFLRREGGRRAWCDIPPNLLNEDGPPPYTPAPDYPGRHHNTRRTSFRQAVSEIPPRYSRRHQGLTDERPDIPPDYTSAIEQDFPNSRAGHVERNTTAPIVRCDYDYF; encoded by the exons ATGTGTCGTGGTATTTTACGACAGCGAATTGGTCCAG ACGAGTCAGATGATGCTGCGAGAAATGGAACTAACATCATTGTGCGAGACGAGGTGAAAATCGAGACCGTCATCATTATCCTGTGGGTGGCAGGTGGGGTGCTGTTAATGACTCTTCTAATTCTTTTGGTCTGCATCCTTAGGAACAACAAGAAATCCGGAGCACAATGCGGAAATGG gtCACGTGTATTGCGGATAGATCCAAGACGCGCCAATTCTCGAGATGGCCGATTGAATCATGGGTATACTAATTACGACGAGATCTGGACGTGGATACCTATCATACGCGGGAATGAGGGCGAATGTCCTCGTACCTCCGTATACACCACTCCCTCCAGCAATGATTTACAACCCCCTCCCTATAACGAGGTCGTGGGATCGTCTGCCATTCAACCAACGGCAACCACACCTAGTCCACATGAGACGGCGATAAATTTGCAAAACCAGGTTAGTTCTTTTTCTGCGACGAATCAAATAGCTAACGACGTTATAGTCAATCGGGCTCTGGAAGAGAATGCTCAGAATTCATGTATTTCTGTAAGAAATGAGCAGACGATTTCTGTGCACAATTCCGATTCCATGACTGGTGCAGCTTGTAGTAACATTGTTGAGAGTGAACTTCAGACAAGACAGAGACTACAATCTGAAGGTAATCATTTGAACAATGGCGCTGAAAGAAGACGTACTGAAACCGGAAATTGTAATTCACGGCAACATTTAGCACGTGCAAGGGATTTGACCGGAAACGACACCAACAACATCCCCTCTGTACCAGACACCCCAGATCATTACCGTGACGTAATTTACCACCCAGAGCAAGGACTGTACTCCTTTCTAAGGAGAGAAGGCGGTAGGAGAGCGTGGTGTGACATTCCTCCAAATCTTCTAAACGAGGATGGACCCCCGCCTTACACCCCGGCGCCTGACTACCCAGGCAGGCATCATAATACCCGCAGAACATCATTCCGACAGGCGGTAAGCGAAATACCTCCCAGATATTCAAGGAGACACCAAGGACTTACCGACGAGAGACCAGACATTCCCCCAGATTACACATCCGCGATAGAGCAAGATTTCCCCAACAGTCGAGCTGGACACGTAGAAAGAAATACTACCGCTCCTATCGTGAG GTGTGACTATGATTACTTCTAA
- the LOC125672586 gene encoding uncharacterized protein LOC125672586 isoform X4, which yields MANGKWDESDDAARNGTNIIVRDEVKIETVIIILWVAGGVLLMTLLILLVCILRNNKKSGAQCGNGSRVLRIDPRRANSRDGRLNHGYTNYDEIWTWIPIIRGNEGECPRTSVYTTPSSNDLQPPPYNEVVGSSAIQPTATTPSPHETAINLQNQVSSFSATNQIANDVIVNRALEENAQNSCISVRNEQTISVHNSDSMTGAACSNIVESELQTRQRLQSEGNHLNNGAERRRTETGNCNSRQHLARARDLTGNDTNNIPSVPDTPDHYRDVIYHPEQGLYSFLRREGGRRAWCDIPPNLLNEDGPPPYTPAPDYPGRHHNTRRTSFRQAVSEIPPRYSRRHQGLTDERPDIPPDYTSAIEQDFPNSRAGHVERNTTAPIVRCDYDYF from the exons ATGGCAAATGGAAAATGGG ACGAGTCAGATGATGCTGCGAGAAATGGAACTAACATCATTGTGCGAGACGAGGTGAAAATCGAGACCGTCATCATTATCCTGTGGGTGGCAGGTGGGGTGCTGTTAATGACTCTTCTAATTCTTTTGGTCTGCATCCTTAGGAACAACAAGAAATCCGGAGCACAATGCGGAAATGG gtCACGTGTATTGCGGATAGATCCAAGACGCGCCAATTCTCGAGATGGCCGATTGAATCATGGGTATACTAATTACGACGAGATCTGGACGTGGATACCTATCATACGCGGGAATGAGGGCGAATGTCCTCGTACCTCCGTATACACCACTCCCTCCAGCAATGATTTACAACCCCCTCCCTATAACGAGGTCGTGGGATCGTCTGCCATTCAACCAACGGCAACCACACCTAGTCCACATGAGACGGCGATAAATTTGCAAAACCAGGTTAGTTCTTTTTCTGCGACGAATCAAATAGCTAACGACGTTATAGTCAATCGGGCTCTGGAAGAGAATGCTCAGAATTCATGTATTTCTGTAAGAAATGAGCAGACGATTTCTGTGCACAATTCCGATTCCATGACTGGTGCAGCTTGTAGTAACATTGTTGAGAGTGAACTTCAGACAAGACAGAGACTACAATCTGAAGGTAATCATTTGAACAATGGCGCTGAAAGAAGACGTACTGAAACCGGAAATTGTAATTCACGGCAACATTTAGCACGTGCAAGGGATTTGACCGGAAACGACACCAACAACATCCCCTCTGTACCAGACACCCCAGATCATTACCGTGACGTAATTTACCACCCAGAGCAAGGACTGTACTCCTTTCTAAGGAGAGAAGGCGGTAGGAGAGCGTGGTGTGACATTCCTCCAAATCTTCTAAACGAGGATGGACCCCCGCCTTACACCCCGGCGCCTGACTACCCAGGCAGGCATCATAATACCCGCAGAACATCATTCCGACAGGCGGTAAGCGAAATACCTCCCAGATATTCAAGGAGACACCAAGGACTTACCGACGAGAGACCAGACATTCCCCCAGATTACACATCCGCGATAGAGCAAGATTTCCCCAACAGTCGAGCTGGACACGTAGAAAGAAATACTACCGCTCCTATCGTGAG GTGTGACTATGATTACTTCTAA